From Agromyces sp. SYSU T00194, a single genomic window includes:
- a CDS encoding carbohydrate ABC transporter permease — protein MSAPAIAGHRSRATGGGGAPARGVRRGGILPTVVLLVGAAYALVPVYWLVAASTKGAGELFTTSTLVPSFTGGFVENLTALFAFNDGAFLVWSGNSVLYSVGGAVAATVVSAAAGYGLAKYDFPGKQFVFTFLLIGVLIPGVILAIPQYLLLAKIGIAGTYWSVLLPCMISPFSIYLARIYAAAVVPDELLEAGRLDGASEWRLFRSVAIVPMVPGLITIFLLQFVAIWNNFLLPFIMLSREETFPLTVGFYSMMNQGTDQLNVYNLVIIGCLIAIIPLILLFLFLQRYWRLDLVSGAVKG, from the coding sequence GTGAGCGCCCCGGCGATCGCGGGGCACCGCAGCCGCGCGACGGGCGGGGGCGGCGCCCCCGCCCGCGGCGTACGCCGCGGCGGCATCCTGCCCACCGTCGTGCTGCTGGTCGGCGCGGCCTACGCGCTCGTGCCGGTCTACTGGCTGGTCGCCGCCTCCACCAAGGGTGCGGGCGAGCTGTTCACGACCTCGACGTTGGTGCCGAGCTTCACGGGCGGGTTCGTCGAGAACCTGACCGCGCTGTTCGCGTTCAACGACGGGGCCTTCCTCGTCTGGAGCGGCAACAGCGTGCTGTACTCGGTCGGCGGCGCGGTCGCCGCGACGGTCGTGTCGGCCGCGGCCGGCTACGGCCTGGCGAAGTACGACTTCCCTGGCAAGCAGTTCGTCTTCACGTTCCTGCTGATCGGCGTGCTCATCCCGGGCGTGATCCTCGCCATTCCGCAGTATCTGCTGCTGGCGAAGATCGGCATCGCGGGCACGTACTGGTCGGTGCTGCTGCCGTGCATGATCAGCCCGTTCTCGATCTACCTGGCGCGCATCTACGCGGCGGCGGTCGTGCCCGACGAGCTGCTCGAGGCGGGCCGGCTCGACGGGGCGAGCGAGTGGCGGCTGTTCCGCTCGGTCGCGATCGTGCCGATGGTGCCGGGGCTCATCACGATCTTCCTGCTGCAGTTCGTGGCGATCTGGAACAACTTCCTGCTGCCGTTCATCATGCTGAGCCGCGAGGAGACCTTCCCGCTCACCGTCGGCTTCTACTCGATGATGAACCAGGGCACCGACCAGCTGAACGTGTACAACCTCGTGATCATCGGATGCCTCATCGCGATCATCCCGCTGATCCTGCTGTTCCTCTTCCTGCAGCGGTACTGGCGCCTCGACCTCGTGAGCGGGGCGGTGAAGGGGTGA
- a CDS encoding ABC transporter substrate-binding protein produces the protein MNSRFTKLGGIAAIALATSLVAGCAPASGGGEGSDSDGPIVLRYWSWAPNVAAIVDVWNEANPDVQVEVNTSTGAGDIVAKLSAAKEAGTLPDVSNTTYENLPNLVVNGVADDITDAFGDYEDQVATAAWDLTTFDGVNYAVPQGTSPMFLFYRADIFEELGIDAPTTWDEYAEAARTIHEADETKYLATFPANDAQLFAALSQQAGAEWWALDGDSWSVDIDGDASNRVAEYWQGLVDEGTVATFKTWTPEWQAALADGTLASWISAVWAPPLILQNAPDTVGQWGAVRLPQWSEGDAVSGVLGGSGTIVTTGTKHPEEAREFAIWLNNSEEALQAYIENASIWPANLSGRELPALRETTPAALRETDPTFYDLAAQIDDETVTVTWGPDVALAYSAFNDAFSSAITGGGSFPDALTTVQDAVVDDMTSLGFTVE, from the coding sequence ATGAACAGTCGCTTCACCAAGCTCGGCGGCATCGCCGCCATCGCCCTGGCCACCTCGCTCGTGGCCGGTTGCGCACCCGCATCCGGCGGCGGGGAGGGATCGGACTCCGACGGTCCGATCGTGCTCCGTTACTGGTCGTGGGCGCCCAACGTCGCCGCCATCGTCGACGTGTGGAACGAGGCCAACCCCGACGTGCAGGTCGAGGTCAACACCTCCACCGGCGCCGGGGACATCGTCGCCAAGCTCTCCGCGGCGAAGGAGGCCGGCACGCTGCCCGACGTCTCGAACACCACCTACGAGAACCTCCCGAACCTGGTCGTGAACGGCGTCGCCGACGACATCACCGACGCGTTCGGCGACTACGAGGACCAGGTCGCGACCGCCGCGTGGGACCTCACGACCTTCGACGGCGTCAACTACGCGGTGCCCCAGGGCACGAGCCCGATGTTCCTCTTCTACCGGGCCGACATCTTCGAGGAGCTCGGCATCGACGCGCCCACAACCTGGGACGAGTACGCCGAGGCGGCCCGCACGATCCACGAGGCCGACGAGACGAAGTACCTCGCCACCTTCCCGGCGAACGACGCGCAGCTGTTCGCGGCGCTCAGCCAGCAGGCCGGCGCCGAGTGGTGGGCGCTCGACGGCGACTCGTGGTCGGTCGACATCGACGGCGACGCCTCGAACCGGGTGGCCGAGTACTGGCAGGGCCTCGTCGACGAGGGCACCGTCGCCACGTTCAAGACCTGGACGCCCGAGTGGCAGGCGGCGCTGGCCGACGGCACACTCGCGAGCTGGATCAGCGCGGTCTGGGCGCCGCCGCTCATCCTGCAGAACGCGCCCGACACCGTGGGCCAGTGGGGCGCCGTGCGGCTGCCGCAGTGGAGCGAGGGCGACGCCGTCTCCGGCGTGCTCGGCGGCTCGGGCACGATCGTCACGACCGGCACGAAGCACCCCGAGGAGGCGCGCGAGTTCGCCATCTGGCTGAACAACTCGGAGGAGGCGCTGCAGGCGTACATCGAGAACGCGAGCATCTGGCCGGCGAACCTCTCCGGGCGCGAGCTGCCCGCACTGCGTGAGACCACGCCCGCCGCCCTGCGCGAGACCGACCCGACCTTCTACGACCTCGCCGCGCAGATCGACGACGAGACCGTGACGGTCACCTGGGGGCCCGACGTGGCGCTCGCCTACAGCGCGTTCAACGATGCGTTCAGCTCGGCGATCACCGGCGGCGGCAGCTTCCCCGACGCCCTCACCACGGTGCAGGACGCGGTCGTCGACGACATGACCTCGCTCGGGTTCACGGTCGAATGA
- a CDS encoding carbohydrate ABC transporter permease: MTSPHQSVHGSGRLASGPVPGAGATDASGDAPAPPRAARAGVASARPSGPAATSDPATPAGHVASARPAPPVRRRPLRPRVAPWLFVGPAVVLAAGLLLAPLVYTLVLSFRGRQVAGGGLGLATEVWVGLDNYVRSLTDPALYASFGRMLVYALIAVPVTMGLALLFALLLDHLATRFRRFSRVSIFVPYAVPGVIAALMWGFMYLPGVSPIRDAFSAVGLPEPDLMGPVSVFFAVANVTIWGSVGFNMVILYTSLRGLPQELYESARLDGCSELQLALRIKVPLIVPGVILTGLFTIIGALQVFSEPNMMMTLTNSITSDWVPMMLVYRDAFVTNDLYGGAATAMIITVVTLVASLGLLKVLQRRAFGGES; the protein is encoded by the coding sequence ATGACCTCGCCGCACCAGTCCGTGCACGGGTCCGGGCGCCTCGCGTCCGGCCCCGTGCCCGGGGCGGGGGCGACGGATGCCTCCGGCGACGCGCCCGCACCGCCGCGTGCGGCGCGCGCCGGCGTGGCATCCGCCCGCCCGTCCGGTCCTGCCGCGACGTCCGACCCGGCGACGCCCGCCGGCCACGTGGCATCCGCCCGCCCCGCACCGCCCGTGCGCCGCCGCCCGCTGCGTCCTCGCGTCGCGCCGTGGCTGTTCGTCGGTCCCGCCGTCGTGCTCGCCGCGGGCCTCCTGCTCGCGCCGCTCGTCTACACGCTCGTCCTGAGCTTCCGGGGCCGCCAGGTCGCCGGCGGCGGACTCGGCCTCGCGACCGAGGTGTGGGTCGGCCTCGACAACTACGTGCGTTCGCTGACCGACCCGGCGCTCTACGCGTCGTTCGGCCGCATGCTCGTCTACGCGCTGATCGCGGTGCCGGTGACCATGGGGCTCGCGCTGCTGTTCGCCCTGCTGCTCGACCACCTCGCGACCAGGTTCCGCCGCTTCTCGCGGGTGTCGATCTTCGTGCCGTACGCGGTGCCGGGCGTGATCGCCGCCCTCATGTGGGGCTTCATGTACCTGCCTGGGGTCAGCCCGATCCGCGACGCGTTCTCGGCGGTCGGCCTGCCCGAGCCCGACCTCATGGGCCCGGTCTCGGTCTTCTTCGCCGTGGCGAACGTGACCATCTGGGGGTCGGTCGGCTTCAACATGGTGATCCTCTACACGTCGCTCCGCGGCCTCCCGCAGGAGCTCTACGAGTCGGCGCGGCTCGACGGGTGCAGCGAGCTGCAGCTCGCGCTCCGCATCAAGGTGCCGCTCATCGTGCCGGGGGTCATCCTCACCGGCCTCTTCACGATCATCGGAGCGCTCCAGGTGTTCAGCGAACCCAACATGATGATGACCCTCACCAACTCGATCACGTCGGACTGGGTGCCGATGATGCTCGTCTACCGCGACGCGTTCGTCACGAACGACCTCTACGGCGGCGCCGCCACGGCCATGATCATCACGGTCGTGACGCTCGTCGCGAGCCTCGGCCTGCTGAAGGTGCTGCAGCGGCGCGCGTTCGGGGGCGAGTCGTGA